A single Methylobacterium sp. 17Sr1-1 DNA region contains:
- a CDS encoding LysR substrate-binding domain-containing protein produces MNASGLSLRDLEYVVALAEEGHFGRAAERCAVSQPTLSVQVRKLEEALGLVLFERSNRRVLLTPSGQAVVRQARAVLAEAKTLLLLAREGAGQGLRGRLVLAAIQTLGPYLFPQVLRGLRQAFPDLALALSEGRTAEILDALREGRADAALISLPIPESGLTVSALFDEPFLLACPAEHPFAGGEPPRPGDLAGPDLLLLDEGNCLRDQAVAACGAGPASGRHATSLETLRSMVAAGAGYTLLPALAAPPGPDPAGLTICRRFGPDGPRRTIALAWRASDPRAEGLSELAGFFRAHAPHATLPLGKPAETGPGRDTGTIPV; encoded by the coding sequence ATGAACGCCTCCGGCCTGTCCCTGCGCGACCTCGAATACGTCGTGGCCCTGGCGGAGGAGGGCCATTTCGGCCGCGCCGCCGAGCGCTGCGCCGTGAGCCAGCCGACCTTGAGCGTGCAGGTGCGCAAGCTGGAGGAGGCACTCGGTCTCGTCCTGTTCGAGCGCTCGAACCGGCGGGTGCTCCTCACCCCGAGCGGCCAGGCGGTGGTGCGCCAGGCCCGCGCCGTGCTGGCGGAGGCCAAAACCCTGCTGCTGCTCGCCCGCGAGGGGGCCGGCCAGGGCTTACGCGGCCGCCTCGTCCTCGCGGCGATCCAGACGCTCGGGCCCTACCTGTTCCCGCAGGTGCTGCGCGGGCTGCGCCAGGCCTTCCCGGACCTCGCCCTCGCCTTGAGCGAAGGGCGCACGGCGGAGATCCTCGACGCCCTGCGCGAGGGCCGGGCCGACGCGGCGCTGATCTCCCTGCCGATCCCGGAATCGGGCCTGACGGTGTCAGCCCTCTTCGACGAGCCGTTCCTCCTTGCCTGCCCGGCCGAGCACCCCTTCGCGGGTGGGGAGCCGCCGCGCCCGGGCGACCTCGCCGGGCCGGACCTGCTGCTCCTCGACGAGGGCAACTGCCTGCGCGACCAGGCGGTGGCGGCCTGCGGCGCCGGGCCGGCGAGCGGGCGCCACGCCACCAGCCTCGAGACCCTGCGCTCGATGGTGGCGGCGGGCGCCGGCTATACCCTGCTGCCGGCTCTGGCCGCCCCGCCCGGTCCCGATCCCGCCGGGCTCACGATCTGCCGCCGGTTCGGGCCGGACGGCCCGCGCCGCACCATCGCGCTCGCCTGGCGCGCCAGCGATCCGCGGGCCGAGGGGCTCTCGGAACTCGCCGGATTCTTCCGCGCGCATGCGCCGCACGCAACGCTGCCCCTCGGGAAGCCGGCGGAGACCGGCCCCGGTCGCGACACTGGCACGATTCCCGTATAG
- a CDS encoding cupin domain-containing protein, with protein sequence MDTPSEPGTGVTIGGMQVRYLARSDATHDAIGIYGMTLAPRSPGAGLHRHARLTEAFEVHEGALTLRLNDRDVTVGPGGFVLVRPGEPHAFANRGIEPVRFTLTFTPALRREGFFEGLAALATEDRLRDEGAMRALMAAYDQEPLAGFAGWSEFG encoded by the coding sequence ATGGATACGCCCTCCGAGCCCGGCACCGGCGTCACGATCGGCGGGATGCAGGTGCGCTACCTCGCCCGCAGCGACGCCACGCACGACGCGATCGGCATCTACGGCATGACCCTGGCCCCGCGCTCGCCCGGGGCCGGGCTGCACCGCCATGCCCGGCTCACCGAGGCGTTCGAGGTCCACGAGGGTGCCCTCACCCTGCGGCTGAACGATCGCGACGTGACGGTGGGGCCCGGCGGCTTCGTGCTGGTGCGCCCGGGCGAGCCGCACGCCTTCGCCAATCGCGGGATCGAGCCGGTCCGCTTCACCCTCACCTTCACCCCGGCGCTCCGCCGTGAGGGCTTCTTCGAGGGGCTGGCGGCGCTCGCGACGGAGGACCGCCTGCGGGACGAGGGCGCGATGCGGGCCCTGATGGCGGCCTACGACCAGGAGCCCCTCGCCGGCTTCGCGGGCTGGAGCGAGTTCGGCTGA
- a CDS encoding DUF1640 domain-containing protein: MTAIAFDTLKLARTLRDKAKLSPDQAEGFAEAISDAVQGDLATKSDLKASEAALRADIKAVEPGLRAEIKEVETTLRTEIKGVEAGLRTDIAALRADHKALASDLQGMEKNLRSDFKAQLSETRAELAKWMIGAVGLQTVAITGAMITLLRILKP; encoded by the coding sequence ATGACGGCCATCGCCTTCGATACGCTGAAACTCGCCCGCACCCTGCGGGACAAGGCCAAGCTGTCGCCGGATCAGGCGGAAGGCTTCGCCGAGGCGATCTCCGACGCGGTGCAGGGTGATCTCGCGACCAAGTCGGACCTGAAAGCGTCCGAAGCGGCTCTTCGCGCCGATATCAAGGCTGTTGAGCCCGGCCTGCGTGCCGAGATCAAAGAGGTCGAGACAACCCTGCGCACCGAGATCAAAGGGGTTGAGGCGGGCCTGCGCACCGACATCGCTGCCCTTCGGGCTGACCATAAGGCCCTCGCCAGCGATCTACAGGGAATGGAAAAGAATTTGCGCTCCGATTTCAAGGCGCAGCTCTCGGAGACGCGGGCCGAGCTGGCCAAGTGGATGATCGGGGCAGTCGGCTTGCAGACCGTCGCCATCACCGGCGCGATGATCACCCTGCTTCGCATCCTCAAGCCCTGA
- the ung gene encoding uracil-DNA glycosylase, with amino-acid sequence MPTDQTVAGALARFRASGSPWLALPFFQDGSAERVAEAVDARRESGARVLPAPENIFNALTLTPLDRVRAVILGQDPYPTLGDAHGLAFSYVGGRRLPASLKVILAEMAEETGTSVPTTGDLSPWARQGVLLLNAALTVEAGKSGAHMKLGWSALTDQAVSAVSAERPAVAFLLWGAPARQRAALIDREKHLVLEAGHPSPLNRKADFRGSRPFGQANAWLAEKGLEAIDWRLT; translated from the coding sequence ATGCCGACAGACCAAACCGTCGCGGGCGCCCTCGCCCGCTTCCGCGCCTCCGGGTCGCCGTGGCTCGCCCTGCCGTTCTTCCAGGACGGCAGCGCCGAGCGGGTGGCCGAGGCGGTCGATGCGAGGCGCGAGTCCGGCGCCCGGGTGCTGCCGGCGCCCGAAAACATCTTCAACGCCCTGACCCTGACGCCGCTCGACCGGGTCCGGGCGGTGATCCTCGGCCAGGACCCCTATCCGACGCTGGGCGACGCCCACGGCCTCGCCTTCTCCTATGTCGGCGGGCGCCGGCTGCCGGCCTCGCTGAAGGTGATCCTGGCCGAGATGGCGGAGGAGACCGGTACGAGCGTGCCGACGACCGGCGACCTGAGCCCCTGGGCTCGCCAGGGCGTGCTGCTCCTCAACGCGGCGCTGACCGTCGAGGCCGGCAAGTCCGGCGCGCATATGAAGCTCGGCTGGTCGGCGCTCACCGACCAGGCGGTCTCGGCGGTCTCGGCGGAGCGTCCGGCGGTCGCCTTCCTGCTCTGGGGCGCGCCGGCCCGCCAGCGCGCCGCCCTGATCGACCGGGAGAAGCACCTCGTGCTGGAGGCCGGCCATCCCTCGCCCCTCAACCGCAAGGCGGATTTCCGCGGCAGCCGGCCGTTCGGCCAGGCGAATGCCTGGCTGGCGGAGAAGGGGCTGGAGGCGATCGACTGGCGGCTGACCTAG
- a CDS encoding inositol-3-phosphate synthase: MGQKSVRVAIAGIGNCASSFVQGLTYYREAGPGVAVPGLMSPDLGGYRVADVRVVAAFDVARDKVGRDVAEAILASPNNTARFAEVAPTGVTVERGPTLDGLGRYIEAIVPESPARPVDVAASLRRSGAEVLVSYLPVGSQAATEYYAEAALAAGCAFVNCIPVFIASHPEWRQRFARAGLPLIGDDIKSQVGATIVHRALAHLFRERGVTLDRTYQLNFGGNADFRNMLERERLESKKISKTQSVQSQLETALPPDDIHVGPSDYVPWLTDRKWAHIRLEGTAFGGVPLNLELKLEVWDSPNSAGIVIDAVRCAALARERGIGGALIGPSSWLMKSPPEQFSDEEAHRRMLAFVAGEGA; encoded by the coding sequence GTGGGCCAGAAGAGCGTGCGGGTCGCGATCGCGGGAATCGGCAACTGCGCTTCCTCCTTCGTGCAGGGCCTGACCTATTACCGGGAGGCCGGCCCCGGCGTGGCGGTGCCGGGCCTGATGAGCCCCGATCTCGGCGGCTACCGGGTGGCGGACGTACGCGTGGTGGCGGCTTTCGACGTCGCGAGGGACAAGGTCGGCCGCGACGTCGCCGAGGCGATCCTGGCCTCGCCCAACAACACCGCCCGCTTCGCCGAGGTCGCGCCGACCGGCGTCACGGTCGAGCGCGGGCCTACCCTCGACGGGCTCGGCCGCTACATCGAGGCGATCGTGCCGGAATCGCCGGCCCGGCCGGTGGACGTGGCGGCGTCCTTGCGCCGCTCGGGCGCCGAGGTGCTGGTCTCCTATCTGCCGGTCGGCTCGCAAGCTGCCACCGAATACTACGCGGAGGCCGCGCTGGCGGCGGGCTGCGCCTTCGTCAACTGCATCCCGGTCTTCATCGCCTCGCATCCCGAGTGGCGCCAGCGCTTCGCGCGGGCCGGGCTGCCGCTCATCGGCGACGACATCAAGAGCCAGGTCGGCGCGACCATCGTGCACCGGGCGCTGGCCCATCTCTTCCGCGAACGCGGCGTCACGCTGGACCGGACCTACCAGCTCAATTTCGGCGGCAACGCCGACTTCCGCAACATGCTGGAGCGCGAGCGGCTCGAATCGAAGAAGATCTCGAAGACGCAATCAGTGCAGAGCCAACTCGAGACGGCGCTCCCGCCCGACGACATCCATGTCGGACCCAGCGATTACGTGCCGTGGCTCACCGACCGCAAATGGGCGCATATCCGCCTGGAGGGTACGGCGTTCGGCGGGGTGCCGCTGAACCTCGAACTGAAGCTGGAGGTGTGGGACTCGCCGAACTCCGCCGGCATCGTCATCGACGCGGTGCGCTGCGCCGCCCTGGCGCGGGAGCGCGGCATCGGCGGGGCGCTGATCGGCCCTTCGAGCTGGCTGATGAAATCGCCGCCGGAGCAGTTTTCGGACGAGGAGGCCCACCGGCGGATGCTGGCCTTCGTGGCGGGGGAGGGGGCGTAG
- the ogt gene encoding methylated-DNA--[protein]-cysteine S-methyltransferase — translation MPAPIPFLLGTLPTPIGTMLLVFDEDAALRALDWSDHEERMRRLLRLHYGTAFTLRDAAPPPALRDPIEAYFAGDLAAIDALAVRHNGTAFQREVWAALRTIPVGTTLSYGALAQRLGRTKAVRAVGLANGANPVGLVVPCHRVIGANASLTGYGGGLHRKQWLLAHEGVRLGGRQGMLDLG, via the coding sequence ATGCCCGCGCCCATCCCCTTCCTCCTCGGCACGCTTCCGACGCCGATCGGCACGATGCTGCTGGTCTTCGACGAGGACGCCGCGTTGCGCGCCCTCGACTGGTCGGACCATGAGGAGCGGATGCGGCGCCTGCTGCGCCTGCATTACGGCACCGCCTTCACCCTGCGCGACGCCGCTCCGCCGCCGGCCCTGCGTGACCCGATCGAGGCCTACTTCGCCGGCGATCTCGCGGCCATCGATGCGCTCGCGGTCCGTCACAACGGGACCGCCTTCCAGCGCGAGGTCTGGGCGGCGCTCCGAACGATTCCGGTCGGCACTACCCTGAGCTACGGCGCGCTCGCGCAGCGCCTCGGCCGGACCAAGGCGGTGCGGGCGGTCGGGCTCGCCAACGGCGCCAACCCGGTCGGCCTCGTCGTGCCGTGCCACCGGGTGATCGGGGCGAATGCCAGCCTCACCGGCTATGGCGGTGGGCTCCATCGCAAGCAATGGCTGCTCGCCCACGAGGGGGTGAGGCTCGGGGGGCGGCAGGGGATGCTGGATCTGGGGTGA
- a CDS encoding MaoC family dehydratase encodes MEIFDGPEALKAAIGQEIGVGAWVTVDQAMIDRFAEATDDHQWIHVDPERAARESPYGATVAHGYLTLSLVPRFIAGVRRLEGLRLSLNYGLDRVRFPAPVIVNARLRGRVRVAAALDVPPRGLRTTYGVTVEIEGGAKPACLAEAVVLHHW; translated from the coding sequence ATGGAGATCTTCGACGGGCCGGAGGCCCTGAAGGCGGCGATCGGTCAGGAGATCGGCGTCGGCGCGTGGGTGACCGTCGACCAGGCGATGATCGACCGCTTCGCCGAGGCGACGGACGACCATCAGTGGATCCATGTCGACCCGGAGCGGGCGGCGCGCGAATCTCCCTACGGCGCCACGGTGGCGCACGGCTATCTTACCCTGTCGCTGGTACCGCGCTTCATCGCCGGGGTGCGCCGCCTGGAGGGCTTGCGCCTCAGCCTGAATTACGGCCTCGACCGGGTGCGATTCCCGGCGCCGGTCATCGTCAATGCCCGCCTGCGCGGCCGGGTGCGGGTGGCGGCGGCCCTCGACGTGCCGCCCCGGGGCCTGCGCACCACCTACGGCGTGACCGTGGAGATCGAGGGCGGCGCGAAGCCGGCCTGCCTCGCCGAGGCGGTGGTGCTGCACCATTGGTGA
- a CDS encoding DUF4345 domain-containing protein: MTFETERRALQRVVAVAGLVPVLGGLYGVLFGQAGLGGGAFDISSDSHFRYLSGLLLGIGLLFWSTVPGIEAKTSLFRFLTMVVVLGGLARLLGLWLTGLPSLTMLAALGMELVVTPLLCLWQIRVANRAGTPVL; the protein is encoded by the coding sequence ATGACCTTCGAGACCGAGCGGCGCGCCCTTCAGCGCGTGGTGGCTGTGGCGGGGCTGGTCCCGGTGCTGGGCGGCCTTTACGGCGTGCTGTTCGGCCAGGCCGGCCTCGGTGGCGGCGCCTTCGACATCTCGAGCGACAGCCATTTCCGCTACCTGTCCGGCCTGCTGCTCGGGATCGGCCTGCTGTTCTGGTCGACGGTCCCGGGAATCGAGGCCAAGACCTCGCTGTTCCGCTTCCTGACGATGGTGGTGGTGCTGGGCGGCCTCGCCCGGCTGCTCGGCCTGTGGCTCACCGGCCTGCCCTCGCTCACCATGCTGGCGGCGCTCGGCATGGAGCTGGTGGTCACGCCGCTCCTGTGCCTGTGGCAGATCCGGGTGGCGAACCGGGCGGGGACGCCGGTTCTGTAG
- a CDS encoding catalase, giving the protein MSDQRPILTTRQGHPVRDNQSMRTVGERGPATLENYQFIEKITHFDRERIPERVVHARGAGAHGYFEAYGKIGDEPASKYTRARVLNETGVKTPMFVRFSTVAGAKESPETARDPRGFAVKFKTVDGNWDLVGNNLKIFFIRDAIKFPDMIHAFKPDPVTNRQEAWRFFDFVAAHPESIHMVTWLKSPWGIPANYREMEGSGVNTYKLVNDQGVAHLCKFHWIPKQGVRNLTSAQAAEIQGRDVGHATKDLYDNIAAGNFPEWEFAVQIMPDGPNDHLSFDPLDDTKRWPEDQFPLLKCGRMVLDRVPDNFFADVEQSAFGTGVLVDGIDFSDDKMLQGRTLSYSDTQRYRVGPNYLQLPINAPAPGVKTATNQRDGQMTFYVDGVGENKHINYEPSTIGQGLREAPKPAREYHQPVEGKLGRYQTSRTEDDYAQAGERYRSFEEWEREDLIANLVGDMKECPEAIQLRMVWHFWHADEEYGRRVAEGAGIDLEKAKALPPLPGRAAPGQRLKAETYTDGSQAHKVAAE; this is encoded by the coding sequence ATGAGCGACCAACGCCCGATCCTGACGACCCGCCAGGGCCACCCGGTCCGCGACAATCAGAGCATGCGCACGGTCGGCGAGCGTGGCCCGGCGACCCTCGAGAACTACCAGTTCATCGAGAAGATCACCCATTTCGACCGCGAGCGGATCCCCGAGCGCGTGGTCCACGCCCGCGGCGCCGGCGCCCACGGGTATTTCGAGGCCTACGGCAAGATCGGCGACGAGCCGGCCTCCAAGTACACCCGCGCCCGCGTCCTCAACGAGACCGGCGTGAAGACGCCGATGTTCGTGCGCTTCTCGACCGTGGCCGGCGCCAAGGAGAGCCCGGAGACCGCTCGCGACCCGCGCGGCTTCGCGGTGAAGTTCAAGACCGTCGACGGCAACTGGGACCTCGTCGGCAACAACCTGAAGATCTTCTTCATCCGGGACGCCATCAAGTTTCCGGACATGATCCACGCCTTCAAGCCCGACCCGGTGACCAACCGCCAGGAGGCCTGGCGCTTCTTCGACTTCGTGGCGGCGCACCCCGAGTCGATCCACATGGTGACCTGGCTGAAGTCGCCGTGGGGCATCCCGGCCAATTATCGCGAGATGGAAGGCTCGGGCGTCAACACCTACAAGCTGGTCAACGACCAGGGCGTCGCCCACCTCTGCAAGTTCCACTGGATCCCGAAGCAGGGCGTCCGCAACCTGACCTCGGCCCAGGCCGCAGAGATCCAGGGGCGCGATGTCGGCCACGCGACCAAGGACCTGTACGACAACATCGCCGCCGGCAATTTTCCGGAGTGGGAATTCGCGGTGCAGATCATGCCGGACGGCCCGAACGACCACCTGTCGTTCGATCCGCTCGACGACACCAAGCGCTGGCCCGAGGACCAGTTCCCGCTGCTGAAGTGCGGCCGCATGGTGCTCGACCGGGTGCCTGACAACTTCTTCGCCGATGTCGAGCAATCGGCCTTCGGCACCGGCGTGCTGGTCGACGGGATCGACTTCTCGGACGACAAGATGCTCCAGGGGCGCACCCTGTCCTACTCGGACACCCAGCGCTACCGCGTCGGCCCGAACTACCTGCAACTGCCGATCAACGCGCCGGCGCCGGGCGTGAAGACCGCGACCAACCAGCGCGACGGCCAGATGACGTTCTACGTCGACGGGGTCGGCGAGAACAAGCACATCAACTACGAGCCGAGCACCATCGGCCAGGGCCTCCGTGAGGCTCCGAAGCCGGCGCGTGAGTACCACCAGCCGGTCGAGGGCAAGCTCGGCCGCTACCAGACCAGCCGCACCGAGGACGATTACGCCCAGGCCGGCGAGCGCTACCGCTCCTTCGAGGAATGGGAGCGCGAGGACCTGATCGCCAACCTGGTCGGCGACATGAAGGAGTGCCCCGAGGCGATCCAGCTCCGGATGGTCTGGCACTTCTGGCACGCCGACGAGGAGTACGGCCGCCGCGTCGCGGAAGGAGCGGGCATCGACCTCGAGAAGGCCAAGGCCCTGCCGCCGCTCCCGGGCCGCGCCGCCCCCGGCCAGCGCCTGAAGGCCGAGACCTACACCGACGGCTCGCAGGCCCACAAGGTCGCGGCCGAGTAA
- the hemH gene encoding ferrochelatase produces MNEVTPNAALARGATPVGQTGASAAGQAAVKSAGGAGTLPADHPPVRWGRIGVLLMNLGTPEGTSYWPMRRYLKEFLSDRRVIEVPRAIWWPLLNLVILTKRPGPKGRDYASVWNTERDEGPLKTITRGQAEKLQAAMGDRVVVDWAMRYGKPEVDQRIQALLDQGCDRILLVPLYPQYAAATSATACDQAFRALMKMRWQPTVRVSPPYHDDPVYIEAVASAIRRDLAALDFEPEVILTSFHGVPKSYLLKGDPYHCQCVKTGRLIREALGYSPERMRTTFQSRFGNEEWLKPYTDETVKELAAQGVKRLAIVAPGFTADCLETLEELDGENRHYFEDGGGTHFAYLPCLNDGPEGMRVIEHVVARELKGWLD; encoded by the coding sequence ATGAACGAGGTGACCCCGAACGCCGCGCTCGCCCGCGGCGCCACCCCTGTCGGCCAGACGGGCGCGAGCGCCGCCGGGCAGGCCGCCGTCAAGTCCGCCGGCGGGGCCGGAACCTTGCCGGCCGACCACCCGCCGGTGCGCTGGGGCCGGATCGGCGTGCTCCTGATGAATCTCGGCACGCCGGAGGGCACGAGCTACTGGCCGATGCGGCGCTACCTGAAGGAGTTCCTGTCCGACCGGCGGGTGATCGAAGTGCCGCGCGCGATCTGGTGGCCGCTCCTCAACCTCGTGATCCTGACCAAGCGCCCTGGCCCGAAGGGGCGCGACTACGCCTCGGTCTGGAACACCGAGCGCGACGAGGGCCCGCTCAAGACCATCACCCGCGGCCAGGCCGAGAAGCTGCAGGCGGCGATGGGCGATCGTGTCGTGGTCGACTGGGCGATGCGCTACGGCAAGCCCGAGGTCGACCAGCGCATCCAGGCCCTGCTCGACCAGGGCTGCGACCGCATCCTGCTGGTGCCGCTCTATCCGCAATACGCCGCCGCGACCTCGGCCACCGCCTGCGACCAGGCGTTCCGGGCGCTGATGAAGATGCGCTGGCAGCCGACGGTGCGGGTCTCGCCGCCCTATCACGACGACCCGGTCTACATCGAGGCGGTGGCGAGCGCGATCCGCCGCGACCTCGCCGCCCTCGACTTCGAGCCCGAGGTGATCCTCACCTCGTTCCACGGCGTGCCGAAATCGTACCTGCTGAAGGGCGATCCCTATCACTGCCAGTGCGTGAAGACCGGCCGGCTGATCCGCGAGGCGCTCGGCTACTCGCCCGAGCGGATGCGGACGACCTTCCAGTCGCGCTTCGGCAACGAGGAATGGCTGAAGCCCTATACCGACGAGACCGTGAAGGAACTGGCGGCGCAAGGGGTGAAGCGCCTCGCCATCGTGGCGCCGGGCTTCACGGCCGACTGCCTCGAGACGCTCGAGGAACTCGACGGCGAGAACCGGCACTATTTCGAGGATGGCGGCGGCACGCACTTCGCCTACCTGCCCTGCCTCAACGACGGCCCGGAGGGCATGCGGGTGATCGAGCACGTCGTCGCCCGGGAGTTGAAGGGCTGGCTCGACTGA
- a CDS encoding bifunctional UDP-sugar hydrolase/5'-nucleotidase, which yields MTAPSRRQTLALGLGAGLGSGFLGLAGGPAAARGPDVDFTLILVNDIYRMGAVDGRGGFPKLAAVVRAERARTERGIGRPVLVCHAGDTLSPSLMSGIDKGRHIVELTNLIKPDVFVPGNHEFDFGQDVYLERMKAANFPVFAANLRRPDGSPVPGTSESTILALGGIKVGVVGIALPETPAKSQSGDWRFGPAVATLAREAAALRAAGAEMVLAVCHTDRATDDALVASRHADIVLSGHDHDLALRYDGRTVFAESGHDAEYVTAIDVKAEGTGKALTWTAAFRIHDTAEIEPDPEVLAVVQRQESELARELDVPLGRVTNPLDTRIDAVRRRETVFGDLIADALRHAAEAEIGLMNGGGIRGNRTYPADSELTRRDVLTELPFGNTSVLVRITGAQVLAALENGFSELGRSAGRFPQVSGVAVTVDSAAAAGKRVVAVTVGGAPLDPNRTYTVAANNFMLAGGNDYGMLAEGRTLVGATDGTLVANVVMSYIRANAPLTIETGRLTIR from the coding sequence ATGACCGCGCCCAGCCGCCGCCAGACCCTCGCCCTCGGCCTCGGGGCCGGCCTAGGTAGTGGTTTCTTGGGTCTGGCGGGGGGCCCTGCCGCCGCGCGGGGGCCGGACGTCGACTTCACCCTGATCCTCGTCAACGACATCTACCGGATGGGCGCGGTCGACGGCCGCGGCGGCTTCCCGAAGCTCGCCGCCGTGGTCAGGGCCGAGCGCGCGAGAACCGAGCGGGGGATTGGCCGGCCGGTCCTGGTCTGCCACGCCGGCGACACCCTCTCGCCCTCGCTGATGTCGGGCATCGACAAGGGGCGCCACATCGTCGAGCTGACCAACCTGATCAAGCCGGACGTGTTCGTGCCGGGCAACCACGAGTTCGATTTCGGCCAGGACGTCTATCTCGAGCGGATGAAAGCCGCGAATTTTCCGGTGTTTGCCGCCAACCTGCGCCGGCCCGACGGCAGCCCGGTGCCGGGCACGAGCGAGTCGACGATCCTGGCCCTCGGGGGGATCAAGGTCGGCGTGGTCGGCATCGCGCTGCCGGAGACGCCAGCCAAGTCGCAATCGGGCGACTGGCGGTTCGGGCCGGCGGTCGCGACGCTCGCCCGCGAGGCGGCGGCCTTGCGCGCGGCGGGCGCCGAGATGGTGCTCGCCGTCTGCCACACCGACCGGGCGACCGACGACGCCCTGGTGGCGAGCCGCCACGCCGACATCGTGCTCTCGGGCCACGACCACGACCTGGCGCTCCGCTACGACGGCCGCACGGTCTTCGCCGAATCCGGCCACGACGCCGAGTACGTCACCGCCATCGACGTGAAGGCGGAGGGGACCGGCAAGGCCCTGACCTGGACCGCCGCCTTCCGCATCCACGACACCGCCGAGATCGAGCCGGATCCGGAGGTGCTGGCGGTGGTCCAGCGCCAGGAGAGCGAGCTTGCCCGCGAGCTCGACGTGCCGCTCGGCCGGGTGACCAACCCCCTCGACACCCGCATCGACGCCGTGCGCCGGCGCGAGACCGTCTTCGGCGACCTGATCGCCGACGCCCTGCGCCACGCCGCCGAGGCCGAGATCGGCCTGATGAACGGCGGCGGCATCCGCGGCAACCGGACCTACCCGGCCGATTCCGAGCTGACCCGCCGCGACGTGCTGACCGAGCTGCCCTTCGGCAACACCTCGGTGCTGGTGAGGATCACCGGCGCGCAGGTGCTCGCCGCCCTGGAGAACGGGTTCTCGGAGCTCGGCCGCTCCGCCGGGCGATTCCCGCAGGTGTCGGGGGTCGCCGTCACGGTCGATTCGGCCGCCGCCGCGGGCAAGCGGGTCGTCGCGGTGACGGTCGGCGGGGCGCCCCTCGACCCGAACCGGACCTATACGGTCGCGGCCAACAACTTCATGCTCGCCGGCGGCAACGATTACGGAATGCTGGCCGAGGGGCGCACCCTCGTCGGCGCCACCGACGGCACGCTCGTCGCCAACGTGGTCATGTCCTACATCCGCGCCAACGCGCCGCTGACGATCGAGACGGGGCGCCTGACCATCCGCTGA
- a CDS encoding RidA family protein: MRRRIDGGSSFEREYGYSRAVVQNGFVFVAGTTGYDYAAMTMPDEAGAQAEACWRTIAGVLDQAGSSLEHVVRATYYVTDRAEAEAVLTVCGRVLREIRPAATLVVVAGLLRPEMKVEIEVTALLPKG, translated from the coding sequence ATGCGGCGGCGGATCGACGGCGGCTCGAGCTTCGAGCGCGAGTACGGCTATTCCCGCGCGGTGGTGCAGAACGGCTTCGTGTTCGTGGCCGGCACCACCGGCTACGACTACGCCGCGATGACGATGCCGGACGAGGCCGGTGCCCAGGCCGAGGCGTGCTGGCGCACCATCGCGGGCGTGCTGGATCAGGCGGGCTCGTCGCTGGAGCACGTCGTGCGCGCCACCTACTACGTCACCGACCGGGCGGAGGCCGAGGCGGTGCTGACGGTCTGCGGCCGGGTGCTGCGGGAGATCCGCCCGGCCGCGACCCTGGTGGTGGTCGCAGGCCTGCTGCGGCCGGAGATGAAGGTGGAGATCGAGGTGACGGCCCTGCTGCCGAAGGGCTGA